One part of the Rutidosis leptorrhynchoides isolate AG116_Rl617_1_P2 chromosome 1, CSIRO_AGI_Rlap_v1, whole genome shotgun sequence genome encodes these proteins:
- the LOC139882849 gene encoding pathogenesis-related genes transcriptional activator PTI6-like: MEVDRTISVRSDVKFSEHVTTTSKFVEVSPAKMISPRIVRITLTDPYATDSSSGDEDRIVKRVKKHVSVIGFTTPSFKSAKRSNGSTSNRFRGVRRRPWGRFAAEIRDPYRRKRVWLGTFDTPEEAATVYDNAAVKLKGSAAVTNFPRVTVSKTVTVESQSSSGSEGTRSNSNMSPTSVLRDNAELTPFDGLDSVNFESFGFDNDLPFNLPDFLGSENYCGEEFGDLNIDDFFVDL, encoded by the coding sequence ATGGAAGTCGATCGTACGATCTCCGTACGATCGGATGTCAAGTTCTCTGAACACGTCACCACAACGAGTAAATTCGTTGAAGTTTCTCCGGCGAAGATGATTAGCCCGAGGATTGTACGGATCACGTTAACTGATCCGTACGCAACCGATTCATCTAGCGGTGATGAAGATCGAATTGTGAAGCGAGTGAAGAAACACGTTTCGGTGATCGGTTTCACTACGCCGTCGTTTAAATCCGCTAAACGGAGTAACGGATCAACGTCGAACAGGTTTAGAGGCGTTCGTCGGAGACCTTGGGGACGGTTTGCGGCGGAGATCCGAGATCCGTACAGGAGGAAGCGTGTATGGTTAGGAACTTTTGATACACCTGAAGAAGCTGCGACGGTTTACGACAACGCTGCCGTGAAACTAAAAGGATCGGCTGCCGTTACGAACTTTCCACGAGTCACCGTTAGTAAAACCGTTACCGTTGAAAGTCAAAGTAGTAGCGGAAGTGAAGGAACAAGGAGTAACAGTAATATGTCGCCGACTTCAGTGCTCCGTGATAACGCCGAGTTAACGCCGTTTGACGGTTTAGATTCCGTTAACTTTGAATCGTTTGGATTTGATAATGACTTGCCGTTTAATTTACCGGATTTTTTGGGGTCGGAGAATTATTGCGGTGAGGAGTTTGGCGACTTGAATATCGACGATTTTTTCGTTGACTTGTGA